The sequence CAAACAGCACTGCACGTCTGTCCTTGACGACTTATGGTTCGTACAAATATTATAATGGTCTGCCAAACAAATGTAACGTTCTCACATAAACAAATAATACAAACAGGTTCAGTAAAACAAGTTCAAGTTACCAGTAACCGAATAAATGTTTCACTCGTAACCAAATATGAATTCTTGCAACTTTTGTTTTtgtttctgtatcataatccaaACATGGGGTTGGACATCTTCTTCATTCGTTGCCTCCAGCCTTTCTAATCTTTTTTCAGCTGATTCTAGTTCTTGAAGTTTCAATTCCCTTTTTCATATGATGACCTTTTCGTCTTCCAATTCTAACCTCTTTTTCTCCATTTCCCTGTCTTCTTCTGTGCACTTCTCTTTTTTTGCACCCTTTTCAATGGACCTCTGAATTTGTTTTTCAGTTATTTCTTGCAAACGGCTAAGGTACTCTGGAGATGAAGATGATGCAGGTTTGTTTCTCTCTGATTTACTGAAATCACGACCACGCGGCCGTTTTCCTGTCAACCCTGCTGATGAACTATCATTTTCAGTTGTCGGAGCAGACAGAGTACCTGTTGACCCAACTGGATTTGCATTCAATCCGCGGAACGATTGGGCACTACAAATGCTCTCCCATTTCGGTTCTCCCTTTAGTTGGTGCCAGCAATGCATGTACTGGAAATTTTTGTTCTCCTCGTGTGCAAATAATGTTGCGGCCTTCGAAGTCTGTACAAATTATGGTTTAATTTTACAAATGTGTTAACATGTATATAGAATCATTTGTAAATGATTTAAagtcatgaaaattttggttaccTTGTCGTCATCAGTTAACCCACTTTGTTTCTCTCTAAGAACTCTTGAATAGTATCCAGCAAACTTACTTACATCTGCTCTTATCTTATCCCATCTGCTGCTAAGCGCTCTGTTCACTCGGCAAGGAAAGTTCCCCCTCTGTTCGTTGTATCTTTTTTCAATTCTAGCCCAAAGGCCCTCCCTACGTTGGCCAGTGTGCACAACAGGGTCACTGCTAATTTGCAACCACGTTGTGCAAAGTAGAAGATCTTCAGGGCTAGTAAAGTTTTGTTCCTTAGCCTTTTTGGGTTTTTGTATTGGAGGTGCATTCTTTTCAGGACTATTGATGTCTTGAACACTATGTTCTGCATCTGAGTCCAAATTCACAGGTATGAAAGGTATATTATTCGAACCCTGCAATGGTGTACTGGTATTGGATGGTGGAATGCAATCAGGAAATGGGTTTACTTCTGGTGGCCCAAGAGGATTCCTCACAAAATTCAAATAATGATTCCAGTACATAGCTGATTGAGAGGCCGGAATCATGGAAGATTGGGAAGAAGTATTCCCTGTATGCATGGGTGCCCACAATGTTGTCGGACCTTGAGCAGGGTTTGGAAAATTCAGATTTCCCACGAGGTTACAATCCATAGCACTCTGCTGCATGTAAGCCGTGGGCCACATAGGGGGTGGAGGAACAAACTGCTGGCCAATAGATGAGTTTGACATGGACTGAGAAGAAGTCGCATTGTTTGATGGGTCCATTCTAGTAAGGGTGGACAGGGGACAGATTAAGTGAGATGGTAATAAGAGTAACATTTCAGCATATGCATTTGAAGTAATGATTTAGAAATCAAACATAATAAGCTGTAACAATTATAATAAAAGGTTCGCATTAAAGGTTACAGTACTAAACCAAACACATTAGAGTTCATACTGAGCAAAGTTCCCAGACTACAATTATTCCTTACATCGAACTAAGTACTTCTTCGGACAGTCTACTGCTTAGACATAGACATACATGACATATGGGTTTTCAAAAGGATGTCATGTACCTTTCACTGCCAACGTAACCCTAAAACATATTCCAGTAGCTATTACGGGTAGACCTATCTGAATCACTGAAATACCATTCGTCACTCACGTCGgggcagtagaactcctcttcGTCAACAGAAGGATCAGTAACTGTTGGAGGGGGTGACGGAGAGGGAGGATCAACACTGATGTCATCCCAGTCGTACTTAGCTAGTTTTGGaaacgcttggacttttgcctctaAGGCATCCTGCTGAAGCAACTCTAGTTTATCTTTGATAGCAAACAATGTCCTAGC is a genomic window of Zea mays cultivar B73 chromosome 5, Zm-B73-REFERENCE-NAM-5.0, whole genome shotgun sequence containing:
- the LOC109939515 gene encoding glutathione S-transferase T3-like, which produces MLLLLPSHLICPLSTLTRMDPSNNATSSQSMSNSSIGQQFVPPPPMWPTAYMQQSAMDCNLVGNLNFPNPAQGPTTLWAPMHTGNTSSQSSMIPASQSAMYWNHYLNFVRNPLGPPEVNPFPDCIPPSNTSTPLQGSNNIPFIPVNLDSDAEHSVQDINSPEKNAPPIQKPKKAKEQNFTSPEDLLLCTTWLQISSDPVVHTGQRREGLWARIEKRYNEQRGNFPCRVNRALSSRWDKIRADVSKFAGYYSRVLREKQSGLTDDDKTSKAATLFAHEENKNFQYMHCWHQLKGEPKWESICSAQSFRGLNANPVGSTGTLSAPTTENDSSSAGLTGKRPRGRDFSKSERNKPASSSSPEYLSRLQEITEKQIQRSIEKGAKKEKCTEEDREMEKKRLELEDEKVII